The Wolbachia endosymbiont of Ctenocephalides felis wCfeT genome includes a region encoding these proteins:
- a CDS encoding UbiD family decarboxylase, with the protein MYDNLRDFIKVLEERNDLIRIKEEVSTILEITEIHRRVLSNKGPAIIFENVVTEHGKNSIPVLVNLFGTIERITLGLSHELRDLGKLLAFLQSPEPPKNFKDVIKMFPLLKVVLSMRSKVVSKAPCQEVVLTGDEVDLSLLPIQTCWPNEPAPLITWPIVVTRDPTDNKQDNFNLGIYRMQVIDKKTTLMRWLAHRGGASHHKRWKEKRQDMKFPAAAVIGADPATIIAAVTPVPETLSEYQFAGLLRKKPLELVNCKTIPLQVPAHAEIVLEGYVSLDRYQDEGPYGDHTGYYNSVEQFPEFNITAITMRKNPIYLSTYTGKPPDEPSILGEALNEIFVPILINQFPEIVDFYLPPEGCSYRIAVVSMKKSYPGHAKRIVMGILSFLKQFLYTKFIIVIDDDINIRDWKEVMWAMSTRMDPVRDTIMIENAPIDYLDFASPESGLGGKIGFDATNKIQPETKREWGKKIEMNEEIVRKVTEKWKEYGFFD; encoded by the coding sequence ATGTATGATAACTTACGTGACTTCATCAAAGTTCTAGAAGAAAGAAACGATCTCATCAGAATAAAGGAAGAAGTTTCAACAATTCTTGAGATTACAGAAATTCATCGCCGGGTTTTGTCGAATAAAGGGCCTGCGATCATTTTTGAAAATGTTGTCACAGAACACGGTAAAAATTCAATTCCAGTCTTAGTTAACCTGTTTGGCACTATCGAAAGAATTACCCTAGGGCTCAGTCATGAATTAAGAGACCTTGGTAAACTTTTAGCGTTTTTGCAATCTCCTGAGCCACCAAAGAACTTTAAAGATGTCATAAAAATGTTTCCTTTGTTGAAGGTAGTATTATCCATGCGAAGTAAGGTTGTGAGTAAAGCTCCATGTCAAGAAGTAGTGCTTACAGGAGATGAAGTGGACCTTAGTCTATTGCCAATTCAAACATGCTGGCCAAATGAACCAGCACCACTGATTACCTGGCCAATCGTGGTAACAAGAGACCCAACAGATAATAAACAGGACAATTTTAACCTGGGAATATATCGCATGCAGGTTATAGATAAAAAAACGACTCTAATGCGCTGGCTTGCACACCGTGGAGGTGCGAGCCATCACAAAAGATGGAAGGAGAAAAGACAGGATATGAAATTTCCTGCCGCTGCTGTAATTGGAGCTGATCCTGCAACAATTATTGCTGCCGTTACTCCGGTACCAGAAACACTTTCGGAATATCAATTTGCCGGATTGCTGCGCAAAAAGCCGTTAGAACTTGTGAATTGCAAAACTATACCGCTTCAAGTGCCAGCTCATGCAGAAATTGTGCTTGAGGGTTATGTCAGCTTGGATAGATATCAAGATGAGGGGCCATATGGCGATCACACTGGTTACTATAACTCTGTTGAACAATTTCCTGAATTTAACATCACTGCAATTACAATGCGTAAAAATCCAATTTATCTCAGTACTTATACTGGAAAACCACCAGATGAGCCGTCAATACTTGGTGAAGCACTGAATGAAATTTTTGTACCAATTTTGATCAATCAATTCCCAGAGATAGTGGATTTTTACCTACCACCAGAGGGTTGTTCATATAGAATAGCAGTGGTATCGATGAAAAAATCCTACCCAGGGCACGCAAAAAGGATTGTTATGGGCATACTTTCTTTTCTCAAGCAGTTTTTATACACAAAATTTATCATAGTTATAGATGATGATATAAATATACGTGATTGGAAAGAAGTTATGTGGGCAATGTCAACGCGAATGGATCCAGTACGCGATACAATTATGATTGAAAATGCACCAATTGATTACTTGGATTTTGCTTCTCCAGAAAGTGGACTTGGAGGAAAAATTGGATTTGATGCGACAAATAAAATTCAGCCTGAAACTAAACGAGAATGGGGCAAAAAGATTGAAATGAACGAGGAAATAGTGAGAAAGGTTACAGAGAAGTGGAAAGAGTATGGATTTTTTGATTGA